TGTCTAACCTTGGTGGATTGGAAGAGACGTCATAAAAGTCTTTCATTACTTCAGCGCGTTTACTTCCGGATCCTTCTACGGCTAAATAAATTTGTACAGCAACCGCTTCTTTAATACGTCGCTGTGAAATGCCTGCAAATTTTTTACCGTCGACAGATAAATCATAACTTCCCGGGCAATAGCTTCCGACAATTTCATACGCTTTAATTTCTAATTCCGGAAAACTTTTTTGAATGATTTCAAGCATCTTATCATATCCGTCATCAATCGACGGAGCGTCTTTTTTCGGAATGACGAGCGATACATTTAGCACACCACCGTCTAGCACAACTCCAAGTCCACCACTATTTCTAACGATGTAGTGATAGACTTTTTCACGAAGTACTTTTAATCCTTCGTCGAGATGTTCTAAACGCATATCTTGAAGACCGAGTATTATAAAGTTGTCATGCACCCAGCTTCTGACGCGGGGTGTTTCATCTTCTGATACGAGGTGTTGAAGCACGTCGTCGTATGCAAACGAATCAAACGGATGTTCAGTATACTCTTTTGGATAAAATAATACGGTGTTTTGCAATGGCTTGTCTCCTAAAGTTCTTTACATAGCAATATTATACTGCTTTTGTCACAAATTTTCGATATTTGGTGTTTGAATTCAGCCGAACAGACTGTACACTAAAATTAGGTAAATATTTTAAGGAGAGATATAAATGAGCGAAGCAGTTAAAACTTTAGACGGCTGGTGGAGTTTACATCTTTTATATAACGTAGACTGGCCAGCGTTAAGAATGCTTACTGATGAAGAAAGAGAGGAAATCGTTCGCGAGTTTGAAACGTTCTTAGAAAAGAGCGAAGCAGTCAGCGAGAAAAAAGAAGGCGACCACACGATGTACAACATTACTGGTCAAAAAGCAGACATCTTACTTTGGTTCCTACGCCCGACAGTTGAAGAGTTAAACGCGCTTGAAAACGAACTGAACAAGTTAAAAATTAGCGACTTCTTAATTCCTGAGTATTCGTACTTCTCAGCGATTGAAATGTCTAGCTATCTCGCGAAAGATTCAGACGAAGATCCGTACGAAAACCCATATGTAAGAAGCAGATTATATCCAGAATTAATGGACGCACAGTACTGCTGTTTCTATCCGATGGATAAAAAACGTGACCTCGACGATAACTGGTACATGTTACCAATCGAACGTCGCCGTGATT
Above is a genomic segment from Nosocomiicoccus massiliensis containing:
- a CDS encoding lipoate--protein ligase family protein, with protein sequence MQNTVLFYPKEYTEHPFDSFAYDDVLQHLVSEDETPRVRSWVHDNFIILGLQDMRLEHLDEGLKVLREKVYHYIVRNSGGLGVVLDGGVLNVSLVIPKKDAPSIDDGYDKMLEIIQKSFPELEIKAYEIVGSYCPGSYDLSVDGKKFAGISQRRIKEAVAVQIYLAVEGSGSKRAEVMKDFYDVSSNPPRLDMNPDVMISLSELIDGLTVTDTEERILKTIESLFGNIQTSEQLTKDALDFFNKQRERMVERNERLND
- the hemQ gene encoding hydrogen peroxide-dependent heme synthase; the protein is MSEAVKTLDGWWSLHLLYNVDWPALRMLTDEEREEIVREFETFLEKSEAVSEKKEGDHTMYNITGQKADILLWFLRPTVEELNALENELNKLKISDFLIPEYSYFSAIEMSSYLAKDSDEDPYENPYVRSRLYPELMDAQYCCFYPMDKKRDLDDNWYMLPIERRRDLMRDHGMIGRKYAGKIKQYILGSQGLDLYEWGVMLLSDDMLEFKNIIYEMRFDETSARYGVFGDFYVGVRLRKEGLQEFFQI